The following coding sequences lie in one Mesorhizobium sp. NZP2298 genomic window:
- the pgsA gene encoding CDP-diacylglycerol--glycerol-3-phosphate 3-phosphatidyltransferase has translation MAQRAFNLPNILTYARIIAVPLVVLCFFLEGHLKSSDFARWSALIIFLLASITDYFDGYFARAWQQTSNIGKMLDPIADKLLVATCLLLLAADTDRHAGIAGWSLWAAIIILCREILVSGLREYLAALKVSVPVTQLAKWKTTIQMVAIAFLLAGPAGDKIFPLTTQTGLVLLWIAALVTLYTGYDYFRAGLKHIMDE, from the coding sequence ATGGCCCAGCGCGCGTTCAACCTGCCCAACATACTGACCTACGCCCGCATCATCGCGGTGCCGCTGGTGGTTCTGTGCTTTTTTCTCGAAGGCCATCTCAAATCCAGCGACTTCGCCCGCTGGTCGGCGCTGATCATTTTCCTGCTCGCATCCATCACCGATTATTTCGACGGTTATTTTGCGCGCGCCTGGCAGCAGACCTCCAACATCGGCAAGATGCTCGATCCGATCGCCGACAAGCTGCTGGTCGCCACGTGCCTTTTGCTGCTTGCGGCCGACACCGATCGCCATGCCGGCATCGCCGGCTGGTCGCTGTGGGCGGCGATCATCATCCTGTGCCGCGAAATCCTGGTTTCGGGCCTGCGCGAATATCTGGCGGCGCTCAAGGTCTCGGTGCCGGTGACGCAGCTTGCCAAGTGGAAGACCACCATCCAGATGGTCGCCATCGCCTTCCTGCTGGCAGGTCCGGCCGGCGACAAGATATTCCCGCTGACCACGCAGACCGGTCTGGTGCTGCTGTGGATCGCGGCGCTCGTCACGCTCTACACCGGCTACGACTATTTCCGCGCCGGCCTCAAGCACATCATGGATGAGTGA
- a CDS encoding helix-turn-helix domain-containing protein — translation MAEGMEAVLAQTTGFFQERPADRRLGAVFASVWVHRMQDQDAPPVVITPDATIDLQWIDGRLRVAGPDREPQIEILPSGATIVGFRFRPGAAAAWLGVPANRIVGERLDLGDLWGTGARHLACRVRATPDLAKLVGQLEKAIGEYTQEHRAPDVVMGNAFDVIDRGLPAGKPLVPFLLHSLHMSERSLRRRFEESFGYGPKTLDRILRFHRFRRLRQASSNASTAVLAVEAGYADQAHLIRESRRLSGITPSALAATGA, via the coding sequence ATGGCTGAAGGAATGGAAGCGGTACTGGCGCAGACCACCGGCTTTTTCCAGGAACGTCCGGCAGACAGGCGGCTGGGTGCCGTCTTCGCGTCCGTCTGGGTCCACCGCATGCAGGACCAGGACGCTCCACCTGTCGTGATAACGCCGGATGCGACGATCGACCTGCAGTGGATCGACGGCCGGTTGCGGGTCGCGGGGCCGGACCGGGAGCCGCAGATCGAGATATTGCCTTCAGGAGCGACGATTGTCGGGTTCAGATTCCGGCCAGGTGCGGCCGCCGCGTGGCTGGGCGTGCCGGCCAACCGGATCGTCGGAGAACGCCTCGACCTCGGTGACCTCTGGGGCACCGGGGCGCGCCATCTGGCATGCCGCGTGCGGGCCACGCCCGATCTTGCCAAGCTGGTAGGACAATTGGAGAAGGCAATCGGGGAATACACGCAAGAACACCGTGCGCCCGATGTAGTCATGGGCAATGCATTCGACGTCATCGACCGGGGGCTGCCGGCCGGCAAGCCGCTGGTGCCGTTCCTGCTGCACAGCTTGCATATGAGCGAGCGGTCGCTGCGTCGCCGTTTCGAGGAAAGTTTCGGCTACGGCCCCAAGACGCTCGACCGCATCCTTCGCTTCCATCGTTTCCGGCGTCTGCGGCAGGCATCCAGCAATGCCTCGACCGCTGTATTGGCGGTCGAGGCCGGCTATGCCGATCAGGCCCATTTGATACGCGAAAGCAGGCGGCTGTCCGGCATCACGCCGTCGGCACTGGCCGCCACCGGCGCATAG
- a CDS encoding molybdenum cofactor biosynthesis protein MoaE produces MSAVLVPIVRIQRQDFDVAAEIAGMTQGRADIGAVVTFSGLCRDEQGALSALELEHYPGMAEAEIGRIATEAVQRWPLQGLTVIHRHGKIAPGQNIVLVVAASAHRQAAFEAADFLMDYLKSRAPFWKKEHRADGSEGGWVEAKETDAQAAGRWKSPSE; encoded by the coding sequence ATGTCGGCCGTCCTGGTGCCGATCGTGCGCATCCAGCGCCAGGATTTCGACGTTGCCGCCGAGATTGCCGGCATGACGCAAGGCCGCGCCGATATTGGCGCGGTGGTCACCTTCTCCGGTCTTTGCCGGGATGAGCAGGGCGCCTTGTCAGCACTGGAGCTCGAGCATTATCCCGGCATGGCGGAGGCCGAGATCGGTCGTATCGCCACTGAGGCGGTTCAGCGCTGGCCGCTGCAAGGCCTCACCGTCATCCACCGCCATGGCAAGATCGCGCCGGGACAGAATATTGTGCTGGTGGTGGCCGCCTCCGCCCATCGTCAGGCGGCGTTCGAGGCGGCGGATTTCCTCATGGATTATCTGAAGTCGCGTGCACCCTTCTGGAAGAAGGAGCACCGCGCCGATGGCTCCGAGGGCGGTTGGGTCGAGGCCAAGGAAACCGACGCCCAAGCCGCGGGGCGCTGGAAATCGCCTTCCGAATAA
- a CDS encoding TetR/AcrR family transcriptional regulator, translating into MTPSPVSDKRQHVVETAYALFKRAGFHATGIDWIIAEADVAKMTMYRHFPSKDELIVAVLDYRARRFDEQLDQLARESMTPEQKIAKIFDWHGRWFRSPDFHGCLFAHALAEFGDPRHAVFKAVARQKDGFRQRMRSILAQVMPRGRAENVAATLLMLIEGATLMAQMGQASTALREARKAALDIVAASRRPQ; encoded by the coding sequence ATGACGCCGTCGCCTGTCTCCGACAAACGCCAGCACGTCGTCGAAACCGCCTACGCGCTGTTCAAGCGTGCCGGCTTCCACGCCACCGGGATCGACTGGATCATCGCCGAGGCCGATGTGGCCAAGATGACGATGTATCGCCACTTCCCCAGCAAGGATGAACTGATCGTCGCGGTGCTCGACTATCGCGCCAGGCGTTTTGACGAACAGCTCGACCAGCTTGCGCGGGAGAGCATGACGCCGGAGCAGAAGATCGCGAAGATTTTCGACTGGCATGGCCGCTGGTTCCGTAGCCCGGATTTCCACGGCTGCCTGTTCGCGCATGCGCTGGCTGAGTTCGGCGATCCGCGGCATGCCGTATTCAAGGCCGTCGCCAGGCAGAAGGACGGCTTCAGGCAGCGCATGCGATCGATCCTCGCGCAGGTGATGCCGCGCGGGCGCGCCGAGAACGTGGCGGCGACGCTGTTGATGCTGATCGAAGGGGCCACCCTGATGGCGCAGATGGGGCAGGCGAGTACCGCTCTTCGTGAAGCCCGCAAGGCGGCCCTGGACATCGTCGCTGCCTCGCGCAGGCCGCAATGA
- a CDS encoding SDR family oxidoreductase → MSKATTALVTGGAKRIGKAIVEDLASHGFAVAIHANRSRGEADALAAGINQSGGRAAVVSADLTDMNSVNDLVGQAEAALGSISLLVNNASLFVDDSVDDFDWRAWDRHFAIHAKTPALLAQNFARALPEGQEGLIVNIIDQRVWRPTPRYFSYALSKSALWTQTQMLAQALGPNIRVNAIGPGPTLKNMRQDDSDFDAQVAGLILKRGPELPEFGATIRYLWDARSVTGQMIALDGGQHLAWQTPDVTGMAE, encoded by the coding sequence ATGAGCAAAGCCACCACGGCGCTGGTGACCGGTGGGGCGAAACGGATCGGCAAGGCGATCGTCGAGGACCTCGCCAGCCATGGTTTTGCAGTCGCCATCCACGCCAATCGCTCGCGCGGTGAGGCTGACGCCTTGGCCGCGGGGATTAACCAGTCCGGCGGCCGCGCGGCGGTGGTAAGCGCCGACCTGACCGATATGAATTCCGTCAACGACCTTGTCGGCCAGGCGGAAGCCGCGCTGGGGTCCATCTCGCTTCTGGTCAACAACGCTTCGCTCTTTGTCGATGATTCCGTTGACGACTTCGACTGGCGGGCCTGGGATCGCCACTTTGCCATTCATGCGAAGACGCCGGCGCTGTTGGCGCAGAATTTCGCGCGCGCTTTGCCGGAAGGGCAGGAGGGGCTGATCGTCAACATCATCGATCAACGCGTCTGGCGGCCGACGCCGCGCTATTTTTCCTATGCGCTGTCCAAATCCGCCCTGTGGACGCAGACGCAGATGTTGGCGCAGGCGCTGGGCCCAAACATTCGTGTCAACGCGATCGGTCCGGGGCCGACGTTGAAGAACATGCGCCAGGATGATTCCGATTTTGACGCACAGGTCGCCGGCCTGATCCTGAAGCGCGGCCCGGAATTGCCTGAATTCGGCGCCACCATCCGCTATCTTTGGGATGCGCGCTCGGTCACCGGCCAGATGATCGCGCTCGATGGCGGCCAGCATCTTGCATGGCAGACGCCCGATGTGACAGGCATGGCTGAATGA
- the uvrC gene encoding excinuclease ABC subunit UvrC, with product MSPLDHKNKVRGGADDLPPEIDLEDEALEEIVEPTGPDVAFTAIDWTPHAGDAEGMVGAEVIQTLVKRLPNAPGVYRMMNAAGDVLYVGKARSLKKRVTNYAQGRFHTNRIGRMVRETATMEFVVTRTEIEALLLEANLIKRLRPRFNVLMRDDKSFPYILLTGDHVSPGIYKHRGARSRKGDYFGPFASAGAVGRTINSLQRAFLLRSCTNSFYENRTRPCLLYQIKRCAGPCTGEISHEGYAELVAEAKDFLSGRSQKVKTEISAAMQQASEDLDFERAAIYRDRLAALSHVQSHQGINPQTVDEADVFAIHQEGGQVCIQVFFFRTGQNWGNRAYFPKADPALEGSEVLGSFLAQFYDDKPTPRAILLSRGVEDQELLAEALSTRAGRKVAISVPQRGEKKDLTDNALQNAREALGRRLAETSTQGRLLAGFAETFGLAKPPVRIEVYDNSHIMGTNAVGAMVVAGPEGFVKNQYRKFNIRSTEITPGDDFGMMREVMERRFSRLLKEHGDVAVADDAAAGEATDDIDDDISGSFPAWPDVILIDGGQGQMTAVRKILADLGIEDRVVAIGIAKGQDRDAGRERFFVRGRDSFSLPVRDPVLYFVQRLRDEVHRFAIGSHRARRKKEMVKSPLDEIAGIGPGRKRALLLAFGTAKAVSRAAIEDLRKVDGISEQVAKLVYNHFHES from the coding sequence ATGAGTCCACTCGATCACAAAAACAAGGTGCGCGGCGGCGCCGATGATCTTCCTCCCGAAATCGACCTCGAGGACGAGGCGCTGGAGGAGATCGTCGAACCAACTGGCCCCGATGTCGCCTTCACGGCCATCGACTGGACGCCGCATGCCGGCGATGCCGAAGGCATGGTCGGCGCCGAGGTGATCCAGACGCTGGTCAAGCGGCTGCCCAATGCCCCCGGCGTCTACCGCATGATGAACGCCGCCGGTGACGTGCTCTATGTCGGCAAGGCCCGCAGCCTGAAGAAGCGCGTCACCAACTACGCGCAAGGCCGGTTCCACACCAATCGCATCGGCCGCATGGTCCGCGAGACTGCGACGATGGAGTTCGTCGTCACCCGCACCGAAATCGAAGCGCTGCTGCTTGAAGCCAACCTTATCAAGCGCTTGCGGCCGCGGTTCAATGTGCTGATGCGGGACGACAAGTCGTTCCCCTATATCCTTTTGACCGGCGACCATGTCTCGCCCGGCATCTACAAGCATCGCGGTGCGCGGTCGCGCAAGGGCGACTATTTCGGCCCTTTTGCATCGGCCGGCGCCGTCGGCCGCACCATCAATTCGCTGCAGCGCGCCTTCCTGCTGAGAAGCTGCACCAACTCCTTCTACGAGAACCGCACGCGGCCATGCCTTTTGTACCAGATCAAGCGCTGCGCCGGCCCTTGCACCGGCGAGATCTCGCATGAGGGCTACGCCGAACTGGTCGCCGAGGCGAAGGACTTTTTGTCCGGCCGCAGCCAGAAGGTGAAGACCGAAATTTCGGCCGCCATGCAGCAGGCGTCCGAAGACCTCGATTTCGAGCGCGCCGCCATCTATCGCGACCGGTTGGCGGCGCTGTCGCACGTGCAGAGCCATCAGGGCATCAACCCGCAGACCGTCGACGAAGCCGATGTCTTCGCCATCCATCAGGAAGGTGGCCAGGTCTGCATCCAGGTCTTTTTCTTCCGCACCGGCCAGAACTGGGGCAACCGCGCCTATTTCCCCAAGGCCGACCCTGCACTGGAGGGATCGGAGGTGCTGGGCTCGTTCCTGGCGCAGTTCTACGACGACAAGCCGACGCCACGCGCCATTCTGCTGTCGCGTGGGGTCGAAGACCAGGAGCTGCTGGCCGAGGCGCTCTCCACCCGCGCCGGCCGCAAGGTGGCTATCTCGGTGCCGCAGCGCGGCGAGAAGAAGGACCTGACCGACAACGCCCTTCAGAACGCCAGGGAGGCGTTGGGCCGCAGGCTGGCCGAAACGTCGACGCAAGGACGATTGCTTGCCGGTTTCGCCGAGACCTTCGGGCTGGCCAAGCCGCCGGTGCGCATCGAGGTGTATGACAACTCACACATCATGGGCACCAATGCCGTCGGCGCCATGGTGGTCGCCGGGCCGGAAGGTTTTGTCAAAAACCAGTACCGGAAATTCAACATCCGCTCGACCGAGATCACGCCGGGCGACGATTTCGGCATGATGCGCGAGGTGATGGAGCGGCGCTTTTCGCGGCTGCTCAAGGAGCATGGCGATGTTGCCGTGGCCGACGACGCTGCGGCAGGCGAGGCGACCGATGATATCGATGATGACATCTCCGGCAGCTTCCCGGCCTGGCCCGACGTCATCCTGATCGACGGTGGTCAGGGCCAGATGACGGCCGTGCGCAAGATTCTCGCCGATCTCGGCATCGAGGACCGGGTCGTGGCCATTGGCATCGCCAAGGGCCAGGACCGCGATGCCGGCCGCGAACGTTTTTTCGTCAGGGGCAGGGACTCGTTTTCGCTGCCGGTGCGCGACCCCGTGCTCTATTTCGTGCAGCGCCTGCGCGACGAGGTCCATCGCTTCGCCATCGGTTCGCACCGGGCGCGGCGCAAGAAGGAAATGGTCAAGAGCCCGCTCGATGAGATTGCCGGCATCGGTCCCGGCCGCAAGCGGGCGCTGCTGCTGGCATTCGGCACCGCCAAGGCGGTGAGCCGTGCGGCAATCGAGGATCTGAGGAAAGTCGATGGCATTTCCGAACAAGTCGCCAAGCTGGTCTACAATCATTTTCACGAAAGTTGA
- a CDS encoding outer membrane protein, whose translation MQANLKFARPLAVAFGLFALGGTAYAADVVQEEPPAPAPVAELPVASWAGPYAGINLGYGFSGRTKEKDTGFDTSTKGFVGSVFGGYQWQQENFVYGGEAELGYNGVKGDDNGIHSKGGLEGSLRARLGYAVTPEILLYGTGGLAGRSLKVEDSDLLASDTATMIGWTAGVGTDIKLTDNVFGRVEYRYTDFGSKSFDGIGKVKATDNRVTFGVGMKF comes from the coding sequence ATGCAAGCCAATCTCAAATTCGCACGGCCGCTGGCCGTCGCGTTCGGGCTCTTCGCCCTCGGTGGAACCGCTTATGCCGCGGACGTCGTTCAGGAAGAGCCGCCGGCACCCGCTCCGGTTGCCGAACTGCCTGTCGCGTCCTGGGCCGGCCCCTATGCCGGTATCAACCTCGGCTATGGCTTCTCCGGCCGTACCAAGGAAAAGGATACCGGTTTCGACACCAGCACGAAGGGTTTCGTCGGTAGCGTCTTCGGCGGCTATCAGTGGCAGCAGGAGAACTTCGTGTACGGCGGTGAAGCCGAACTCGGCTACAACGGCGTCAAGGGTGACGACAATGGTATCCACTCCAAGGGTGGCCTCGAAGGTTCGCTGCGTGCCCGTCTGGGTTATGCCGTGACCCCGGAAATCCTCCTCTACGGCACCGGCGGTCTCGCCGGCAGAAGCCTGAAGGTGGAAGACTCCGACCTCCTCGCCAGCGACACCGCTACGATGATCGGCTGGACCGCCGGCGTGGGTACCGACATCAAGCTGACCGACAATGTCTTCGGCCGTGTCGAGTATCGTTACACCGACTTCGGCAGCAAGAGCTTCGATGGTATCGGCAAGGTCAAGGCCACCGACAACCGCGTCACCTTCGGCGTCGGTATGAAGTTCTAA
- a CDS encoding VOC family protein, with protein MKARISVITLGVDSLEASLEFYRNGLGLPTEGIIGREFEHGAVAFFDLQGGLKFAIFERSDIARDAGIDQTGRSPTEFTIGHNVTSEAEVDAVMAQAVRAGARLVKPAQNTFWGGYAGYFQDPDDHLWEVVFNPAFLPED; from the coding sequence ATGAAAGCTCGCATCAGTGTCATCACCCTTGGTGTCGATAGTCTGGAAGCTTCGCTCGAATTCTACCGAAACGGACTTGGGCTTCCGACCGAGGGCATCATCGGCAGGGAGTTCGAGCATGGCGCCGTCGCCTTCTTCGATCTGCAGGGCGGCTTGAAGTTCGCGATCTTCGAACGTTCCGACATCGCCCGTGACGCCGGCATCGACCAGACCGGCCGCAGCCCGACCGAGTTCACCATCGGGCACAATGTCACGAGCGAAGCCGAGGTTGATGCCGTGATGGCGCAGGCCGTCAGAGCAGGCGCGCGTCTCGTCAAGCCGGCCCAGAATACGTTCTGGGGCGGCTATGCCGGCTATTTCCAGGATCCGGATGACCATCTCTGGGAGGTCGTCTTCAACCCCGCCTTTCTTCCGGAAGACTGA
- a CDS encoding YbaY family lipoprotein yields MLDRLAEFFVFGFVPLIVGILAVPELSVAAERAVRGEVIYRERIALPPSAVLSVQLVDVSLADAPAKVIGEQTIKPTGQVPISFEIKFDPSAIRSRMTYALQARITVDGKLMFISDVRHQLDPLTDAPQTIMLKMVAPGTGPTASAFGQLWVVDYVDGIGAITAPQATFRVSEAGKAGGSGPCNAYFATAKVDGQAIAISNIGSTHKACAPEVMAEEKALFDALARAASYKLDAGKLTISDKDGREILRFSAAS; encoded by the coding sequence ATGCTGGACAGGCTCGCGGAGTTCTTCGTCTTCGGCTTCGTGCCTCTGATCGTCGGTATCCTGGCGGTGCCGGAACTGTCCGTGGCTGCCGAAAGGGCGGTGAGGGGCGAGGTGATCTATCGCGAGCGCATCGCCCTGCCGCCCAGCGCCGTGCTTTCCGTCCAGCTTGTCGATGTCTCGCTGGCCGACGCGCCGGCCAAAGTCATCGGCGAGCAGACTATCAAGCCGACCGGCCAGGTGCCGATCAGCTTCGAGATCAAATTCGATCCATCGGCGATCCGGTCACGGATGACCTATGCGCTGCAGGCGCGGATCACTGTCGATGGCAAGTTGATGTTCATTTCCGATGTGCGCCATCAGCTCGATCCGCTGACCGACGCGCCGCAAACCATCATGCTCAAGATGGTCGCGCCAGGCACCGGGCCGACGGCTTCCGCCTTTGGCCAGCTCTGGGTGGTCGACTATGTCGACGGCATCGGCGCCATCACCGCGCCGCAGGCGACGTTCAGGGTCAGCGAGGCCGGCAAGGCTGGCGGCAGTGGCCCCTGCAACGCCTATTTTGCCACAGCGAAGGTCGATGGCCAGGCGATCGCGATCAGCAATATCGGTTCGACCCACAAGGCCTGCGCACCCGAGGTGATGGCCGAGGAAAAGGCGTTGTTCGATGCCTTGGCCAGGGCGGCGTCCTACAAGCTCGATGCCGGCAAGCTCACCATATCAGACAAGGACGGTCGCGAAATCCTTCGCTTCAGCGCCGCGAGCTGA
- the moaD gene encoding molybdopterin converting factor subunit 1, producing MATRLIYFAWVRERIGTSEEDVELPAGIETVADLLRWLQSRGEGYEHALQYPDVIRVAINQEHVDHHEKISGAREIALFPPMTGG from the coding sequence ATGGCGACCCGTCTCATCTATTTCGCCTGGGTGCGCGAACGGATCGGCACATCGGAGGAAGACGTTGAATTGCCGGCCGGCATCGAGACGGTCGCCGACCTGTTGCGCTGGCTGCAGTCGCGCGGCGAGGGCTACGAGCACGCGCTGCAGTATCCTGACGTGATCCGTGTTGCCATCAATCAGGAACATGTCGACCACCACGAGAAGATATCGGGCGCGCGGGAGATCGCGCTGTTCCCGCCAATGACCGGGGGCTGA
- a CDS encoding EamA family transporter produces the protein MSPLVVGLALFAAILHASWNAFLRTGADRLWTVTVMSFSSTVLAIPVAILNGFPATSAWLYVGLSACLQVGYSVFLVAAYKHGELGQVYPIVRGSVPLLVTLGGFLLAGQQLTVLETVGVALVGGGIMGLSLGRGRAATTSILYALATGAIIAAYATVDAIGVRAAGNVGAYTAWVLLAYGALLPATFVACRGRLAVDPWAPETWKALGGGLFALLAYGVVVAAFALGPAGPITAVRETSVVFAAFIGRLFLGETLTPRRVGACAVVALGAICLGYQP, from the coding sequence ATGAGCCCGCTGGTCGTCGGCCTCGCGCTGTTCGCGGCGATCCTGCACGCAAGCTGGAACGCTTTCCTGCGAACAGGCGCCGACAGGTTGTGGACCGTCACCGTCATGAGCTTCTCCAGCACGGTGCTGGCCATTCCCGTGGCAATCCTCAACGGTTTTCCGGCTACGTCGGCCTGGCTCTATGTCGGGCTCTCGGCCTGCCTGCAGGTTGGCTACAGCGTGTTCCTGGTGGCCGCCTACAAACATGGCGAATTGGGACAGGTCTACCCGATTGTTCGCGGCAGCGTGCCTCTGCTTGTCACCCTTGGCGGCTTCCTGCTGGCCGGCCAGCAGCTCACCGTTCTGGAGACCGTCGGCGTCGCCCTGGTCGGCGGTGGCATCATGGGTCTTTCGCTCGGACGAGGAAGAGCCGCCACGACATCGATCCTCTATGCGCTGGCAACGGGAGCTATCATCGCCGCCTATGCGACGGTCGATGCAATCGGCGTTCGCGCGGCGGGCAATGTCGGCGCCTACACCGCCTGGGTCCTGCTGGCCTATGGCGCATTGCTGCCGGCGACCTTCGTCGCCTGTCGTGGCCGGCTTGCTGTCGACCCGTGGGCGCCGGAGACCTGGAAGGCACTGGGCGGCGGCCTGTTCGCGCTTCTGGCCTATGGCGTCGTGGTGGCGGCCTTCGCGCTCGGACCTGCCGGTCCGATCACCGCGGTCCGCGAGACCAGTGTCGTCTTCGCGGCTTTCATCGGCCGGCTGTTTCTCGGCGAGACGCTGACACCCCGGCGGGTCGGCGCCTGCGCCGTCGTGGCGCTCGGGGCCATCTGCCTCGGCTATCAGCCGTGA
- the ndk gene encoding nucleoside-diphosphate kinase — translation MALERTFSMIKPDATRRNLTGAITKMLEDAGLRVIASRRVWMSRREAEGFYAVHKDRPFFGELVEFMSSAPTVVQVLEGENAIARNREVMGATNPANAAEGTIRKVHALSIGENSVHGSDAPETAAQEIKYWFSDTEIVG, via the coding sequence ATGGCGCTCGAACGCACCTTCTCCATGATCAAGCCGGACGCAACCCGGCGCAACCTCACCGGCGCCATCACCAAGATGCTCGAAGACGCCGGCCTGCGCGTCATCGCTTCGCGCCGTGTGTGGATGAGCCGCCGCGAGGCGGAAGGTTTTTACGCTGTCCACAAGGACCGCCCGTTCTTCGGCGAACTGGTCGAGTTCATGTCCTCGGCTCCAACCGTCGTCCAGGTTCTGGAGGGCGAGAACGCCATTGCCAGGAACCGCGAAGTGATGGGTGCCACCAACCCGGCCAACGCCGCCGAAGGCACCATCCGCAAGGTGCATGCGCTGTCGATCGGCGAGAATTCGGTGCACGGCTCCGACGCGCCGGAAACCGCCGCGCAGGAAATCAAGTACTGGTTCTCGGACACCGAGATCGTCGGCTGA
- a CDS encoding transcriptional regulator, producing MSVDDIIHQSMRLRIMAILNTLERREALEFTQLKIMVEATDGNLGAHLDTLARAGYVDIEKLFVGRRPQTRVKATTIGRRAFRGHIAFLRKIIDQAEATRRGK from the coding sequence ATGAGCGTCGACGACATCATTCACCAGAGTATGCGGCTCAGGATCATGGCCATCCTCAACACGCTGGAAAGGCGCGAGGCGCTGGAGTTCACCCAATTGAAGATCATGGTCGAAGCCACCGACGGAAATCTCGGGGCACACCTCGATACGCTGGCCAGGGCGGGCTATGTCGATATTGAAAAGCTTTTCGTCGGGCGACGGCCGCAGACCCGGGTCAAGGCAACAACGATCGGGCGGCGGGCCTTTCGCGGTCACATTGCCTTTCTTCGCAAGATCATCGATCAGGCGGAGGCAACGCGGCGCGGGAAATAG
- a CDS encoding glutathione S-transferase, whose amino-acid sequence MPKLLYASTSPYSSKVRMAAAYAGIAIDLVPVKTEDKPAELIGANPLGKIPVLVLDDGRSIHDSRAITQHLNRISKNALFPRNPDKRLEAEVLEALADGICDCALSMVYERRTRPEDMVYQPWLDRQWAKITSALDLLNANPPKLPKKITAGQMALRACLGYLSLRFAGKWEKGRGRLTRWMARFDEKFPELKSAIPG is encoded by the coding sequence ATGCCGAAGCTGCTCTACGCATCCACCTCTCCCTACAGCTCCAAGGTCAGGATGGCTGCGGCCTATGCTGGGATCGCGATCGATCTGGTGCCGGTCAAGACCGAGGACAAACCGGCCGAACTGATCGGAGCCAATCCGCTCGGCAAGATTCCGGTGCTGGTGCTCGATGACGGTCGTTCGATTCACGACAGCCGCGCCATTACCCAGCACCTCAACCGGATTTCGAAGAACGCGTTGTTCCCGCGCAATCCCGACAAGCGTCTGGAAGCGGAAGTGCTGGAGGCGCTGGCCGACGGCATTTGCGATTGCGCGCTGTCGATGGTCTATGAGCGCCGCACCCGGCCTGAGGACATGGTCTATCAGCCCTGGCTCGACCGGCAGTGGGCGAAGATCACCTCCGCTCTCGACCTGCTCAACGCCAACCCGCCGAAACTGCCGAAGAAGATCACCGCCGGCCAGATGGCGTTGCGGGCTTGCCTTGGTTACCTGTCATTGCGCTTTGCCGGCAAATGGGAAAAGGGTCGCGGCCGGCTGACCCGCTGGATGGCGCGTTTCGACGAGAAATTCCCGGAGTTGAAGTCCGCGATCCCGGGGTGA